The following are from one region of the Bradyrhizobium septentrionale genome:
- a CDS encoding DUF1636 family protein has translation MSVTLHVCITCRAGQTLAEGELAPGARLHAALLEAGVPDDVNLVPVECLSACSQGCSVALSAPGRWSYVYGRLSADNARDVIAGASAYAAAPDGIVPWRSRPEIFRKQSLARIPPLAVVPEAAE, from the coding sequence ATGAGCGTTACACTTCATGTCTGCATCACCTGCCGCGCCGGCCAGACGCTGGCGGAAGGTGAGCTCGCGCCCGGTGCGCGCCTGCATGCCGCGCTTCTCGAGGCCGGCGTGCCAGATGACGTCAATCTTGTTCCCGTCGAATGCCTGTCGGCGTGCAGCCAGGGTTGCTCGGTCGCGCTCAGCGCGCCGGGGCGGTGGTCCTATGTCTACGGCCGCCTGTCCGCTGATAATGCCAGGGATGTGATCGCCGGTGCCTCCGCCTATGCTGCGGCGCCTGACGGCATCGTGCCGTGGCGCAGCCGTCCGGAAATCTTCCGCAAGCAATCACTCGCTCGAATCCCACCCCTTGCCGTCGTGCCGGAGGCCGCAGAATGA
- the cobW gene encoding cobalamin biosynthesis protein CobW — protein MTTLAKVPVTVVTGFLGSGKTTLIQHLIRNANGKKLAVLVNEFGSEGVDGEILKSCADANCPTENIVELANGCICCTVADDFIPAMEQLLARRVRPDHIVIETSGLALPKPLLKAFDWPEIRSRITVDGVIALADAEAVAAGRFASDPAAVDAQRAADDNLDHETPLSEVFEDQIACADIVLLTKADLAGAEGIKAAKAVIAAEMPREVPMLPIVDGAVDARVILGLEAAAEDDLASRPSHHDGEDEHEHNDFNSVVIDLPEVSDVEELVASIKGLAREQNVLRAKGYIAVEGKPMRLLVQSVGERVRHQFDMPWGTRPRQSKLVVIGEHGDIDEAAIRARLGV, from the coding sequence ATGACTACGCTCGCCAAGGTTCCGGTCACCGTCGTGACCGGGTTTCTCGGGTCCGGCAAGACGACGCTGATCCAGCATCTGATCCGCAACGCCAACGGCAAGAAGCTTGCGGTGCTAGTGAATGAATTCGGCAGCGAAGGGGTCGACGGCGAGATACTGAAGTCGTGCGCGGACGCCAATTGCCCGACCGAGAACATCGTCGAACTCGCCAATGGCTGTATCTGCTGCACCGTCGCCGACGATTTCATCCCGGCCATGGAGCAGTTGCTGGCGCGACGCGTGAGGCCCGATCACATCGTGATCGAGACGTCCGGCCTCGCTTTGCCGAAGCCGCTACTAAAAGCGTTCGACTGGCCGGAGATCCGCTCGCGGATCACGGTCGATGGCGTGATCGCGCTGGCCGATGCGGAGGCGGTCGCGGCCGGCCGCTTTGCGTCGGATCCCGCAGCAGTCGATGCACAGCGTGCGGCCGACGACAATCTCGACCACGAGACGCCGCTGTCCGAAGTGTTCGAGGACCAGATCGCTTGTGCCGATATCGTTCTGCTGACCAAGGCCGATCTCGCCGGCGCGGAAGGGATCAAGGCGGCCAAAGCGGTGATTGCAGCTGAAATGCCGCGCGAGGTTCCGATGTTGCCGATCGTCGACGGCGCCGTCGATGCGCGCGTGATCCTGGGGCTCGAGGCCGCGGCAGAGGATGATCTCGCGTCGCGTCCGTCGCATCACGATGGCGAGGACGAGCACGAGCACAACGATTTCAACTCCGTGGTGATCGATCTTCCCGAGGTTTCGGATGTCGAGGAACTGGTGGCGTCGATCAAGGGACTGGCGCGCGAGCAGAACGTGCTGCGCGCCAAGGGCTACATCGCGGTCGAAGGCAAGCCGATGCGGCTGCTCGTGCAGTCCGTCGGCGAACGCGTGCGGCATCAGTTCGACATGCCCTGGGGCACACGGCCGCGGCAGTCGAAGCTGGTCGTGATCGGCGAGCATGGCGACATCGATGAAGCTGCGATCAGGGCGCGACTAGGTGTCTGA
- the cobN gene encoding cobaltochelatase subunit CobN: MHVVFRESRGLEETATPRDLGQDPADLVVLSFSDSDLAAFAAGWRRGRAALPSLRLANLAELRHPLSVDTYIERTLSHARGILVRLIGGEPYWSYGLAAVHRLAKERGIALVVLPADGRDDLRLDEFSTLPVSTLRRLKVLCDKGGPVAAQAVIAQLALASGLYAGPVVGEIDLAEIGVYDSRRGVVAALPASDGRPRALVTFYRSYLAAGDTAPVDALIEALREKGFEAYGVFVASLKAADVVDWLRAQFAQCAPAAIVNATAFSAAGDDGTTPFDAASCPVFQVALSTARREDWAESLRGLSPGDLAMHVVLPEVDGRLFAGVVSFKSASERDPDLQFAHLAHRPDGERVAAVAARVAARHRLADKPAQEKQLALVLSNYPGRPHQIAHAVGLDALASVEALLADLATAGFDLEPVASLGDALLRRKLTWDVAEYRAAISSLPQQLQDDLARAWGAPEDDPNCHDGAFQFAAIQCGKSVIAVQPERGDVGHRDADYHDLSRTPRHAYVAFYLWLRQQRIDAVVHMGAHGTLEWLPGKSVALSSACWPEALIGDLPVIYPFIVNDPGEAAQAKRRIGAVTIGHLPPPLAQATVPEGLRRLERLLDEYSTADGLDPARRQRLIADIREEARHAGLEDDLGLAASVSAAEAIPQIDRFVCDLKESQFGDGLHVFGQGACGAEEKAALRDALSGRRVAPGPSGSPYRGRRDVLPTGRNLFAVDPRAVPTPSAHAQGVKLAEELLRRHLQDHGDWPKGLVVDLWGSSTMRTAGEDFAMALHLAGIAPRWDHGSGRVAGYDIIAPAELGRPRIDVTLRVSGLFRDVFSGLAQLFEAATEALSERSDEGDENPYRQHASRVFGPRPGHYGAGVASMSDVFTEAARDAAGEAWLSASSWAFASDGEMRPDRAGIEARLSAADSFVHTQDLPETDLLLAADYAAHEAGIAAAARRIGAEVPALYHLDATRPDQPHARSLTEEISRVVRARAANPAWIAGMMRHGFRGAAEITATLEHMAAFAHLAGAVPPHLFDLYYDATLGNDDVRGFMARENPAALAAIETCFTRLHEASLWETRRNSIAAALQEAS, encoded by the coding sequence ATGCACGTCGTCTTCCGCGAGAGCCGCGGCCTTGAGGAGACCGCGACGCCAAGGGACCTCGGCCAGGATCCGGCCGATCTCGTGGTGTTGTCGTTTTCCGACAGCGATCTCGCCGCCTTCGCGGCCGGCTGGCGGCGGGGCCGCGCCGCGCTGCCGTCGCTGCGGCTCGCCAATCTCGCGGAGCTGCGCCATCCGCTCTCGGTCGATACCTATATCGAGCGCACACTGTCGCACGCGCGCGGCATCCTGGTGCGGCTGATCGGCGGCGAGCCCTATTGGTCATACGGGCTGGCCGCGGTGCATCGTCTGGCGAAGGAGCGCGGCATCGCTTTGGTGGTGTTGCCGGCCGATGGCCGCGACGATCTGCGGCTAGATGAATTTTCCACGCTGCCGGTCTCGACGCTGCGTCGTCTGAAGGTGCTGTGCGACAAGGGCGGGCCTGTCGCCGCGCAGGCCGTGATCGCGCAATTGGCGCTGGCGTCCGGGCTCTATGCCGGGCCGGTCGTCGGCGAGATCGATCTGGCCGAGATCGGCGTCTACGATTCGCGGCGCGGTGTGGTCGCGGCGCTGCCGGCATCGGATGGCCGGCCGCGGGCGCTGGTGACCTTCTATCGTTCCTATCTCGCGGCCGGCGATACGGCGCCGGTCGATGCCTTGATCGAAGCGCTACGTGAGAAGGGCTTTGAGGCCTACGGCGTGTTCGTCGCCTCGTTGAAGGCGGCTGATGTCGTCGATTGGCTGCGCGCTCAGTTCGCGCAATGCGCCCCAGCCGCCATCGTCAACGCGACCGCATTCTCCGCGGCCGGCGATGACGGCACCACGCCGTTCGATGCCGCGTCATGCCCCGTGTTCCAGGTCGCACTGTCTACGGCTCGCCGCGAGGATTGGGCCGAGTCGTTGCGCGGTCTGTCGCCCGGCGATCTCGCGATGCATGTGGTGTTGCCCGAGGTCGACGGCCGCCTGTTTGCGGGCGTGGTGAGCTTCAAGTCGGCGAGCGAGCGCGATCCCGATCTGCAGTTCGCGCATCTTGCGCATCGGCCGGATGGAGAGCGCGTCGCAGCGGTTGCCGCGCGCGTGGCAGCCCGGCATCGGCTTGCCGACAAGCCCGCGCAGGAGAAGCAGCTCGCACTCGTGCTGTCGAACTATCCGGGCCGTCCGCACCAGATCGCGCATGCCGTCGGCCTCGATGCGCTTGCCTCGGTCGAGGCGTTGCTGGCCGATCTCGCGACCGCGGGGTTTGATCTTGAGCCGGTGGCGTCGCTGGGCGACGCGCTCTTGCGCCGGAAACTGACATGGGACGTGGCCGAATATCGTGCGGCCATCTCCAGCCTTCCGCAGCAGCTGCAGGACGATCTTGCGCGCGCATGGGGCGCGCCGGAGGACGATCCGAACTGCCATGACGGTGCGTTTCAATTCGCGGCGATCCAGTGCGGCAAGTCCGTCATCGCCGTTCAGCCGGAGCGCGGCGATGTCGGTCATCGCGATGCCGACTATCACGATCTGTCGCGCACGCCGCGCCATGCCTATGTCGCGTTCTATTTGTGGCTCAGGCAGCAGCGCATCGATGCCGTCGTCCACATGGGGGCGCATGGCACGCTGGAATGGTTGCCCGGCAAATCGGTTGCACTGTCGTCCGCGTGCTGGCCGGAAGCGCTGATCGGCGATCTGCCTGTTATCTATCCCTTCATCGTCAACGATCCCGGCGAGGCCGCGCAGGCCAAGCGGCGGATCGGCGCCGTGACGATCGGCCATTTGCCGCCGCCGCTGGCGCAGGCGACGGTGCCGGAAGGCCTGCGCAGGCTCGAGCGCTTGCTCGATGAATATTCGACAGCTGATGGTCTCGATCCGGCACGGCGGCAGCGCCTGATTGCTGACATCCGCGAGGAAGCGCGTCACGCCGGGCTGGAGGACGATCTCGGTCTTGCCGCGTCGGTCTCCGCGGCCGAGGCGATTCCGCAGATCGACCGTTTCGTCTGCGATCTCAAGGAAAGCCAGTTCGGCGACGGGCTGCATGTGTTCGGGCAGGGCGCTTGCGGTGCGGAGGAGAAAGCGGCGTTACGCGATGCGCTCTCCGGCCGGCGCGTCGCGCCAGGACCGTCGGGCTCGCCCTATCGCGGGCGGCGCGATGTGCTGCCGACCGGGCGCAATCTGTTTGCCGTCGATCCCCGTGCGGTGCCGACGCCGTCGGCGCATGCGCAAGGCGTGAAGCTCGCCGAAGAACTCCTGCGCCGTCACCTGCAGGATCACGGCGACTGGCCGAAAGGGCTCGTCGTCGACCTCTGGGGTTCCTCGACGATGCGCACCGCCGGCGAGGATTTTGCGATGGCGCTGCATCTCGCCGGCATCGCGCCGCGCTGGGATCACGGATCGGGCCGCGTGGCCGGCTATGACATCATAGCGCCTGCGGAGCTCGGCCGTCCCCGCATCGACGTCACGCTGCGCGTATCGGGGCTGTTCCGCGACGTCTTCTCGGGTCTTGCCCAGTTGTTCGAGGCGGCCACGGAAGCATTGTCCGAACGCAGCGATGAGGGAGACGAAAATCCCTACCGACAGCACGCGTCGCGCGTGTTTGGCCCCCGCCCGGGACACTACGGCGCCGGCGTCGCGTCGATGTCAGATGTCTTCACCGAGGCGGCGCGCGATGCAGCCGGCGAAGCCTGGCTGTCGGCGTCGTCCTGGGCCTTTGCATCCGATGGCGAGATGCGGCCCGATCGCGCCGGCATCGAGGCGCGGCTCTCGGCCGCCGACAGCTTTGTCCATACCCAGGACTTGCCTGAGACCGATTTGCTGCTGGCCGCGGACTATGCCGCGCATGAAGCCGGCATCGCGGCGGCGGCCCGGCGCATTGGCGCAGAAGTTCCGGCGCTCTATCATCTCGACGCGACGCGGCCGGATCAACCGCATGCGCGCTCGTTGACCGAGGAGATTTCGCGGGTGGTGCGTGCGCGCGCCGCCAATCCCGCATGGATCGCCGGCATGATGCGCCATGGCTTCCGAGGTGCCGCCGAGATCACGGCGACGCTTGAGCATATGGCGGCGTTCGCTCATCTCGCCGGCGCGGTGCCGCCGCATCTGTTCGACCTCTATTACGACGCGACGCTCGGCAATGACGACGTTCGCGGCTTCATGGCGCGCGAGAACCCGGCTGCCTTGGCTGCCATCGAAACCTGCTTCACCCGGTTGCACGAGGCGTCGCTCTGGGAGACGCGGCGCAATTCGATTGCGGCAGCATTGCAGGAGGCGTCATGA
- the cobG gene encoding precorrin-3B synthase translates to MSAVAIKGWCPGALRPMQSGDGLVVRIRPHGGRLDAAQATGIADLSARYGNGLIDLTSRANLQIRGVSDQRYPRLIEGIGELGLLDTDADIEAQRNILVTPFWAIGDDTRGLAAELERALASSLLDLPTKFGFAIDDGSERVLAGASADIRIERDRNGGLVVRADGAQLGRSVTRSEAVAVALALAEWFIATGGAKGERRRIAAHLAGGARLPKSLRGDVEPVPRSLDPVPGLYSSGAMVGVAFGLMPHQTLSHLAGCAQGLRVTPWRMLLVEGMREMPRGADLVTDADDPALRAIACSGAPRCGEAHADTRALASALVRHIPAEACLHVSGCAKGCAHSGPADVTLVATSEGFDLIRRGTTRDAPVMRGLTNSYLVANPSVLLGGR, encoded by the coding sequence ATGAGCGCTGTTGCGATCAAGGGCTGGTGTCCCGGCGCGCTGCGGCCGATGCAATCAGGCGACGGCCTCGTGGTGCGCATTCGCCCGCATGGCGGACGGCTCGACGCGGCGCAAGCAACGGGGATCGCCGATCTGTCCGCGCGCTACGGCAACGGCCTGATCGATCTGACCAGCCGCGCCAATCTGCAGATCCGCGGCGTCAGCGATCAACGTTATCCGCGCTTGATCGAAGGAATTGGCGAGCTCGGGTTGCTGGATACGGATGCCGACATCGAGGCGCAGCGCAACATTCTGGTGACGCCATTCTGGGCTATCGGCGACGATACGCGCGGGCTCGCGGCCGAGCTTGAGCGGGCACTCGCCAGTTCTTTGCTCGATCTTCCGACCAAGTTCGGTTTCGCAATCGATGACGGCAGCGAGCGGGTGCTGGCTGGCGCGTCTGCGGATATCAGGATCGAGCGTGATCGCAACGGAGGACTGGTGGTGCGCGCCGATGGCGCGCAACTCGGGCGTTCGGTCACGCGGAGCGAGGCCGTGGCGGTCGCGCTGGCGCTGGCCGAATGGTTCATCGCCACCGGCGGAGCGAAGGGTGAGAGGCGGCGGATTGCGGCTCATCTCGCCGGCGGCGCGCGCCTGCCAAAATCTCTTCGCGGCGATGTCGAGCCGGTGCCGCGATCGTTGGACCCTGTGCCGGGACTCTATTCGTCTGGCGCGATGGTCGGCGTTGCGTTCGGGCTCATGCCGCACCAGACGCTGAGCCATCTCGCCGGCTGCGCGCAGGGTCTTCGCGTGACGCCGTGGCGGATGCTGCTGGTGGAGGGGATGCGCGAGATGCCCCGCGGGGCGGACCTCGTCACTGATGCCGATGATCCGGCGCTCCGCGCCATCGCCTGCAGCGGCGCGCCGCGCTGCGGCGAGGCGCATGCCGATACGCGTGCGCTGGCATCGGCGCTCGTGCGGCATATTCCGGCCGAGGCCTGCCTGCACGTATCCGGTTGCGCCAAGGGCTGTGCGCATTCCGGCCCTGCGGATGTCACCCTCGTTGCCACCAGCGAAGGTTTTGATCTCATCCGCCGTGGGACGACACGGGATGCGCCGGTGATGCGAGGACTGACCAACTCGTACCTCGTCGCAAATCCGTCCGTGCTGCTGGGAGGTCGCTGA
- a CDS encoding precorrin-8X methylmutase, with amino-acid sequence MPHFYETDGAVIYRQSFATIRTEADLGRFTSDEEPVVVRMIHAAGMVGLEAHVRFTPSMAARARAALQNGSTILCDARMVSEGITRARLPAGNAVICTLGDPAVPALAQSMRNTRSAAALELWRPHLAGAIVAIGNAPTALFHLLNMLEDPDCPRPAAIIGCPVGFVGAAESKAALMAAPPAPALTVEGRLGGSAITVAAVNALASRSE; translated from the coding sequence ATGCCGCACTTCTATGAAACCGACGGCGCGGTGATCTATCGGCAGTCCTTTGCCACCATTCGCACTGAGGCCGACCTTGGCCGCTTCACGTCGGATGAAGAGCCGGTGGTCGTGCGCATGATCCACGCCGCCGGCATGGTGGGGCTGGAAGCGCATGTCCGCTTCACGCCCAGTATGGCCGCGCGCGCAAGGGCTGCCTTGCAGAACGGTTCGACGATCCTGTGCGACGCGCGCATGGTCTCGGAGGGGATCACGCGCGCACGGCTGCCGGCCGGCAACGCCGTCATCTGCACGCTCGGCGACCCCGCGGTTCCCGCACTCGCGCAATCGATGCGCAATACGCGCTCGGCGGCTGCGCTCGAACTGTGGCGGCCGCATCTGGCCGGCGCAATCGTCGCGATCGGCAATGCGCCGACGGCGCTATTCCATCTCCTCAACATGCTGGAGGACCCCGATTGCCCGCGGCCGGCGGCGATCATCGGTTGCCCGGTCGGCTTTGTCGGGGCGGCCGAGTCCAAGGCGGCATTGATGGCCGCGCCACCCGCGCCGGCGTTGACGGTCGAGGGGCGTCTCGGTGGTTCGGCGATCACGGTCGCTGCCGTCAACGCGCTGGCGAGCCGGAGCGAATAG
- a CDS encoding precorrin-2 C(20)-methyltransferase, producing MGRIICCGLGPGDPDLMSVRADRIVRAAKHVAYFRKKGQLGQARRIVEGLLVADVSEYPMEYPVTTEIAFDSPDYAQLLGSFYDEWAERLARLARAIDVIVLCEGDPYFYGSFMHLHSRLQGRVEIEVIAGIPGMAGCWNSVGQPIALADDVTTVLMGTLPEAELELRMRSSDALVVMKTGRNLKKIRRALASAGRLDDAWLVERGTMPDQRVARLAELGETDCPYFAIVLVHGQGRRKEAAQ from the coding sequence ATGGGACGCATCATCTGCTGCGGCCTCGGGCCAGGCGATCCGGACCTGATGAGCGTACGCGCCGATCGCATTGTGCGTGCCGCCAAGCATGTCGCCTATTTCCGCAAGAAGGGCCAGCTGGGCCAGGCCCGCCGCATCGTCGAAGGGCTGCTCGTCGCCGACGTCAGCGAGTATCCGATGGAATATCCTGTCACCACGGAGATCGCCTTCGACAGTCCGGACTATGCGCAGCTGCTTGGGAGCTTCTACGACGAATGGGCCGAGCGCCTGGCGCGGCTTGCGCGCGCGATCGATGTCATCGTGCTCTGCGAGGGCGATCCCTATTTCTACGGCTCGTTCATGCATCTGCATTCGCGCCTGCAGGGGCGTGTCGAGATCGAGGTGATCGCCGGCATTCCTGGCATGGCGGGTTGCTGGAATTCGGTCGGCCAGCCGATAGCGCTGGCCGACGACGTGACCACCGTGCTGATGGGCACGCTGCCGGAGGCGGAGCTGGAACTGAGGATGCGGAGTTCCGACGCGCTCGTCGTCATGAAGACCGGCCGCAATCTGAAGAAGATCCGACGCGCGCTCGCGTCCGCGGGGCGTCTCGACGATGCGTGGCTGGTCGAACGCGGCACCATGCCGGATCAGCGCGTCGCCCGGCTCGCGGAGCTCGGCGAAACCGACTGTCCATATTTTGCGATCGTGCTGGTGCACGGGCAGGGGCGGCGCAAGGAGGCGGCCCAATGA
- the cobJ gene encoding precorrin-3B C(17)-methyltransferase encodes MTGTLTIAGLGPGDEALITPEVTAALQAATDIVGYAPYVTRVPPRAGLTLHPSDNRVELQRAADALRLASEGRHVVVVSSGDPGVFAMASAVFEALEDAPQWRDLSIRVLPGVTAMLAAAASAGAPLGHDFCAINLSDNLKPWPLIEKRLRLAAEADFAIAIYNPRSASRPEGFGRALEILREAGCGDRIVVFARAVSTPDQRIETVELRDARPEMADMRTLVIVGNSGTRRVGRWVYAPRQVR; translated from the coding sequence ATGACCGGCACGCTGACCATCGCAGGACTGGGACCGGGCGACGAGGCGCTGATCACGCCGGAAGTCACAGCTGCGCTTCAAGCTGCGACCGACATCGTCGGCTATGCACCCTATGTGACGCGCGTGCCGCCGCGCGCCGGGCTCACGTTGCATCCTTCAGACAATCGCGTCGAGTTGCAGCGCGCCGCCGACGCGTTGCGGCTTGCATCCGAAGGGCGCCACGTCGTCGTGGTGTCTTCAGGCGATCCCGGCGTCTTCGCGATGGCGTCCGCGGTGTTCGAGGCGCTCGAGGACGCGCCGCAGTGGCGCGACCTCTCGATTCGCGTGCTGCCTGGGGTGACCGCGATGCTGGCGGCGGCAGCGAGTGCCGGCGCGCCGCTCGGTCATGATTTTTGCGCGATCAACCTCTCCGACAATCTCAAGCCATGGCCCTTGATCGAGAAGCGCCTGCGGCTCGCGGCCGAAGCCGACTTTGCCATCGCAATATACAATCCGCGCTCGGCGAGCCGGCCGGAAGGTTTCGGTCGCGCGCTCGAGATCTTGCGGGAAGCGGGTTGCGGCGACCGCATCGTGGTATTCGCGCGCGCCGTCAGCACGCCCGATCAGCGGATCGAGACGGTCGAGCTGCGCGACGCAAGGCCCGAGATGGCCGATATGCGGACGCTCGTGATCGTCGGCAATTCGGGGACGCGGCGGGTCGGGCGCTGGGTCTACGCGCCGAGGCAGGTCCGATGA
- a CDS encoding cobalt-precorrin-6A reductase, with amino-acid sequence MIRALILGGTADANLLAAAIARAGIDAVYSYGGRTRAPADQPLPTRIGGFGGVNGLAEYLRCEAITHVIDATHPFAAEMSRNAIAACAQTATPLIALERAPWDKEAGDRWIEVADVVSAVAALPENRTHVFLAIGRQHIAPFGSRPQHAYTLRFVDPPEGTLPLPDADVIVSRGPFTLDGELEMMRGRRIDWIVARNSGGTGARAKIDAARALGLPVIMITRPPLPDRPRLESVGDVMQWLDHRTCLGA; translated from the coding sequence ATGATACGCGCCCTGATCCTGGGCGGAACCGCCGACGCCAATCTGCTCGCCGCTGCAATCGCGCGCGCGGGGATCGACGCGGTCTATTCCTATGGCGGACGCACGCGTGCACCGGCCGACCAGCCGCTGCCGACCCGGATCGGCGGCTTCGGCGGTGTCAACGGTCTTGCCGAGTATCTTCGTTGCGAAGCCATCACGCACGTCATCGACGCGACGCATCCCTTCGCGGCCGAGATGAGCCGCAACGCGATCGCCGCCTGCGCGCAAACCGCAACGCCGTTGATCGCGCTCGAGCGCGCGCCGTGGGACAAGGAAGCCGGCGACCGCTGGATCGAGGTCGCGGACGTCGTCTCCGCAGTCGCGGCCCTGCCGGAGAACCGCACTCACGTATTCCTCGCCATCGGCCGGCAGCACATCGCGCCATTCGGCAGCCGGCCGCAACACGCCTATACGTTGCGATTTGTCGACCCGCCCGAGGGAACGCTGCCATTGCCCGATGCCGACGTCATCGTATCGCGCGGACCGTTCACGCTCGACGGCGAACTCGAGATGATGCGCGGGCGTCGCATTGATTGGATCGTTGCCCGCAACTCCGGCGGCACCGGCGCGCGCGCCAAGATCGACGCCGCCCGTGCGCTTGGCCTTCCCGTCATCATGATCACCCGGCCACCTCTGCCCGACCGACCACGGCTGGAAAGCGTCGGCGATGTAATGCAATGGCTCGATCATCGGACCTGCCTCGGCGCGTAG
- the cbiE gene encoding precorrin-6y C5,15-methyltransferase (decarboxylating) subunit CbiE, translated as MNNPWLTIIGIGEDGLAGLSDASRKALREAETVFGGERHLALAGITDRGRAWPVPFDVGIVLECRGRPTAVLASGDPFWHGVGGGLAETLQAGEWVAYSGPSTFSLAAARLGWRLESVICLGLHAAPFERLLLHLVCGARIICLMRDGKAASDLARWLTDRGWGPSSMWTLSALGGPRESITQHHADGYAGDAGASLVAIAVEARGTQGIARSSGLPDALFVHDGQLTKQPIRALALSALAPRPGERLWDIGAGSGSISIEWALCGGTAVAVEARGERAMNIRSNAASFGLTHRITVIEGEAPGILSDLEAPDAVFIGGGLDADMFDAIWSRIAPGTRLVAHAVTLETDALLADLHGRHGGELMRVEIAHVEPLGRYRSWKAARPIVQWSVIR; from the coding sequence ATGAATAATCCCTGGTTGACCATCATCGGCATCGGCGAAGATGGCCTTGCCGGCCTCTCCGACGCAAGCCGAAAGGCGCTTCGCGAAGCCGAAACGGTTTTCGGTGGCGAACGGCACCTCGCGCTGGCCGGTATCACCGATCGCGGCCGTGCCTGGCCGGTGCCGTTCGATGTGGGCATCGTGCTTGAATGCCGCGGCCGTCCGACGGCGGTGCTCGCCTCGGGCGATCCGTTCTGGCATGGCGTCGGTGGAGGCCTCGCCGAGACGCTGCAGGCCGGCGAGTGGGTCGCATACTCTGGACCATCGACATTCTCGCTCGCGGCGGCGCGCTTGGGCTGGCGGCTCGAAAGCGTCATCTGCCTTGGCCTTCATGCGGCACCGTTCGAGCGGCTGTTGCTGCATCTCGTGTGTGGTGCACGGATCATCTGCCTGATGCGCGATGGCAAGGCGGCTTCCGATCTCGCGCGCTGGCTCACGGACCGCGGCTGGGGGCCGTCCTCGATGTGGACGCTTTCGGCGCTTGGCGGACCGCGTGAATCCATCACGCAGCATCACGCGGATGGTTATGCGGGCGATGCAGGCGCCAGCCTGGTCGCGATCGCCGTGGAGGCGAGGGGAACGCAAGGGATCGCGCGTAGCTCGGGTCTTCCCGACGCACTCTTTGTGCATGACGGGCAACTGACAAAACAGCCGATCCGCGCGCTTGCGCTGTCGGCGCTTGCGCCGCGGCCTGGCGAGCGGCTGTGGGACATCGGCGCCGGCTCAGGCTCGATTTCGATCGAATGGGCGCTGTGCGGCGGGACGGCGGTCGCCGTCGAGGCCCGCGGCGAGCGCGCCATGAACATCCGTAGCAACGCGGCGAGCTTCGGCTTGACGCACCGGATCACCGTCATCGAGGGCGAGGCGCCCGGCATCCTGTCGGACCTCGAGGCGCCCGATGCCGTGTTCATCGGTGGCGGCCTCGATGCTGATATGTTCGACGCGATCTGGTCGCGTATCGCGCCGGGAACGCGACTTGTTGCGCATGCGGTGACCCTGGAAACCGACGCGCTGCTTGCCGATCTGCACGGCCGCCATGGCGGCGAGCTGATGCGGGTGGAGATCGCCCACGTTGAGCCGTTGGGGCGGTATCGCTCATGGAAGGCCGCGCGGCCGATCGTGCAATGGAGCGTTATCAGATGA
- a CDS encoding cobalamin biosynthesis protein, with protein sequence MKVAGLGFRRDASAASLRDALDAAGGSEGLAAVATVSDKADAVPLKVLAQELGLPIRGIPAELLAGTGTATQSELIKARFGTGSVAEAVAIAAAGRGARLISVRATSQDRMATAAIAEGDGE encoded by the coding sequence ATGAAGGTCGCAGGTCTCGGCTTCAGGCGCGACGCCAGCGCCGCATCCTTGCGCGACGCGCTCGACGCGGCCGGCGGCTCCGAAGGCCTTGCGGCGGTTGCAACGGTGAGTGACAAGGCCGATGCCGTGCCATTGAAAGTTCTGGCTCAGGAGCTGGGCTTGCCGATCCGGGGCATTCCTGCCGAGCTATTGGCTGGGACAGGGACCGCAACGCAATCCGAGCTCATCAAGGCGAGGTTCGGAACGGGCTCGGTCGCCGAAGCTGTGGCAATCGCTGCGGCAGGACGCGGTGCGCGCCTGATCTCGGTCAGGGCGACGTCACAGGATCGGATGGCCACGGCGGCGATCGCGGAAGGAGACGGCGAATGA